The region CTGCTGGTTCTGTATCACAGGTTAGAGAGGTCAGTGGCAGGATAACAGAGATAGCTAAATCTTTTAATATATCAACGATAATTGTTGGGCAGGTAACAAAAGAGGGAAGTATAGCAGGTCCAAAGGTTCTTGAGCATATTGTTGATACTGTAGCCCAGTTTGAAGGTGAGAGAGGCCACGCATACAGGGTTTTAAAGATCATAAAAAACAGATTCGGTGCTGCCGGAGAGATGGCTGTTTTCTCAATGGGGGATAGAGGACTTCAGGAGGTTATGAACCCTTCATCACTGTTTCTTTCAGAGAGACCTGTTGGTGAGTCTGGAAGTGTTATCTTCCCATATACGGAAGGATCAAAACCTGTTCTTATTGAGATACAGGCTCTTGTATCAAAGACCGTTTATGCTGTTCCCCAGAGAAAAGCCCAGGGTATTGATATAAATAGACTTTCCATAATCACAGCCATTCTTGAGAAGGAAGCTAACATCTTCCTTAAGGACAGGGATATATTTGTAAATGTTGTAGGTGGTATGTATATTAAAGAGCCTGCCCTTGATCTTCCTCTCGCCCTTGCTGTCGTCTCATCTTACAGGGATATACCTGTTTTTGAAAAGCTTGCAGCATTCGGTGAGGTAGGTCTGACAGGTGAGATAAGATCTGTCCATTACACAGAACACAGAATAAAAGAAGCAAAAAGGTTCGGTTTTGAAAGGATACTTGTCCCGGCATCCTCTGATATTGATGAAGAAGGAGTTATAAAGGTCAGAAATATAAAAGAAGCGATAAAAATGATAGAATAACTCTATGGATCAGTTAAAAAAACATATAAAGATCTTAATGGAGCTTGGTTTTGAAAATATTTTCACAGAAGAAGGATCGGCAGGTATGGATATAAAAGAAAAAGAGAAGCTGATGTCACAGATCAATGAACAGATCCAGAACTGTACAAACTGTGATCTTTATAAAAGCAGAACGCAGGCTGTTTTAGGTGAAGGAAATCTTAATGCAAAACTTATGTTTATAGGTGAAGCACCTGGAGGGGAAGAAGATAAGCAGGGAAGACCTTTTGTTGGAAGAGCAGGAAAACTTCTGACAAAACTTATTGAGGCTGCAGGATACAGAAGGGAGGATTTCTATATAGCAAATATATGTAAATGCAGACCACCAGGGAACAGAACGCCAACACCGTGGGAGATGGAGAGATGTTTCCCATATCTAAAAAAACAGATTGAGATAATAGATCCTAAAGTTCTCTGTCTCCTTGGAGCAACTGCAGGAAGGGCATTTCTGAACAGGAATGTTGCGATAACAAAGGAGAGAGGATCAATAATAAACTGGGAAGGGAGGATCCTTTATCTAACCTTCCATCCAGCGTATGTTCTCAGAAATCCTGATGCAGAGATAACACTTTTTGAGGACATAAAGAAGGCCATACAGATAGCATACCAGGAATAAATTGAAATAATCCTGCCCTTGACTTATATTTCTATTAAATCTAATATAAATTGGCATGAAAATTGATATAAAGGAGAGAGTTTGACAGAAAAAAGAATAGCGGTAGCTCTTGATGTAAGAGATATAAAGGAAGCTGAAAGGATTCTGGAAGATATATCAGGTTACGATCTTATAGTAAAAATAGGTTATGCGCTTTTTATAAAATACGGAAGAGAGATAACAGACCTTGTAAAATCAATGGGTTTTGATATATTCCTTGATCTAAAACTACATGACATACCTAACACAGTTTATAACGGTGTATCATCTGCTGTGGATCTTGGTGTGAATTACCTTACCGTTCATACACTTGGTGGAAGACAGATGTTACAGAAAGCTGTTGAGGCCAGGGAAGGTTCAGATCTTAAAATTTTAGGTGTTACTGTTCTCACAAGCCATTCAGAGGATTATATGGATTATATAGGCTCACATTATACTATAGACCAGCTTGCCCTGAAACTTGCTAAGGAAGCTGTTGATACAGGGGTGGATGGTATCGTCTCCTCTGCTCATGAGGTTGAAAGACTAAAAAAAGAAATAAAAAAAGATTTTATATCCGTTGTTCCTGGAATAAGATTTTCTGAAGACAGCACAGATGACCAGAAAAGATCAGCAACACCTGAAACGGCATTGAGATCAGGTGCTGATATACTTGTTATTGGAAGACCTATAATAAAAGCTCAGAACAGGAAAGAGGCATTAAATAAGTTTTATGAAGTGTTAAACAGATGCTGAAGCAGACATTAAATCTAAAACTTCAGAATAAGCTTGTACTTACATTAAGCCTGAAGCAGCAGCTTTCTCTTTTACTGCTCCCTACAGTTGAGCTTAAAGAGACAATAAAGCAGGAGCTTGAGGAAAACCCTTTCCTTGAAGAGATAATAAATTTAGAGCCTGATTATGAGCCTATAAAGGATCTATCAAAGTACTATGATGAGGAAGAAACGCCTCTTTTAAGCAGGATAGCATACAGACCTACACTGTACGACACACTTGATTTCCAGATAGACCTTGAGTTTGAAGGTATTGAAAAGGATATAGCCCATGAGATCGCCGGAAATCTGGATGAGAAAGGGTTACTCGCAGTTTCTATTGATGAGATAGCATCAAAACTGAATGTAAAACAGGAGATTGTAGAGGAAGTAAGAAAAAGATTCATAAGACTTGAACCTACAGGGATAGGCGCCCTTACACTTGAGGAGGCCTTAATAATCCAGTACGAGGAGAGGTTTGGAAAGGATCCCCTTGTAGAGAGAATACTCAGGGAAGATGTCTGGAATCTTAATGATATGGATTATCTATCTGAAAAGTATGGGGTTGACAGGAAGGAGATTGAGGAGAAGGTATTTTACATAAAGATGCTGAGACCATACCCGACATTTAATTACGATCTTGAGACAACAGAGTATGTTGAGCCTGATGTTTATGTTTACGATAGAGGGGACAGCTTTGAGATAAAGGTGAATGAGTCAGGTATTCCAAAACTGAAGCTTACATCCCAGTACAGAAGACTTATATCTGATAAATCCCTTTCTCCGGAAGTTAGGAAGTTCCTTGAGGATAAACTCCAGAAGGCTATGGGTATAATGAAAGGTATAGAGCTGAGAAGGGAAAACCTTTACAGAATAACAGAGCTTCTTGTGAACTATCAGGCAGACTTTTTGAGAAAAGGGAAGGAGTACCTTAAACCTTTAACACTTAAAGATATAGCATCAAAACTTGATCTTCATGAATCAACTGTGAGCAGGATTGTATCAAGTAAATATATGCAGACAGACAAGGGACTTATACCTTTAAAGGCATTTTTCGCATCAAAACTCCAAACTTCAGGTGGAGATATTTCCACAGAAAAAGTAAAATATATGATCTGTGAGCTTATAGAAAATGAGGACAAGAAAAAGCCGTTAAGTGATCAGGCTATAGCGAATATATTAAAGGATAGATACGGAATAAAGATAGCAAGAAGAACTGTAACAAAATATAGAGAAGAATTAAATATACCGGATTCAAGAACAAGGAGGACGAAGCCATGAAGGTAGAGCATGTTGGAAAGAATATTGACGTGACGGAGTTTATCAAGAGCTATACAGAACACAAACTTGAAAGACTTAAACCTTACATCAAAGATATTGATGTTGCTGATGATTCTGTAGAGGTAAGGGTAACATATGCTTTTGAGAAACACAGACATAGAAACAGGGTTGATATAGACATCTACTTCAAGACACCAGGTGGTGGGGTTATACACGCCTGGGAAGAAAGTAATGATCTTTACTCTGCTATAGACTTTGTTATAGATGAGGTTGAAAGACAGCTTGTAAGACTTAAGGCAAGAAGAAAAGAAGAGAGAAGAAGACTTGCAAAACTCAAGGAGATGGAAAAGAGAACCGTCACTGTTGAGGAAAGCATAGAGAGACCTTTAATCGTTCAGGAACCTATGCCTCTTGAAAAACCTCTCACAGTTGAGGATGCAAGAATGCTTCTTGAGGAGATGGGAGCTTTCTTCCTTCCGTTCAGAAATGCAGAGACAGGAGAGGTTAATGTTATATACAGGAAGAAAGCCGGGAATTACGGACTGATAATTCCGGGAACATAACTTTTCTTGACAGTTAAAAGCCAGTATGTAATAATTATTGTCTTGTTGATAGAATTAATTGTGCGAGGAGGAGTATGAAAACTATAGATGCTCGTAAGCTTGATATTAAAAGAGAATGGTATGTTATTGATGCTACAGGAAAAAATCTTGGAAGACTTGCTACACTTATAGCAAACATTCTCAGAGGAAAACATAAACCTTACTTCCAGCCTGAT is a window of Persephonella marina EX-H1 DNA encoding:
- the radA gene encoding DNA repair protein RadA, whose translation is MGRNKTVYVCSECGASFPTWSGRCSSCGSWNTLIEESVSRKKIQKSDRKALTHRPKPIKQAREEVHYRRISTGIKTLDEALGGGIVTGQVILVSGEPGIGKSTLLLQISSNISKERKVLYITGEESAHQVYLRAERIGALSDNLLVLAETDLELIIDAINQEKPDFIVLDSVQTVYSSQLESAAGSVSQVREVSGRITEIAKSFNISTIIVGQVTKEGSIAGPKVLEHIVDTVAQFEGERGHAYRVLKIIKNRFGAAGEMAVFSMGDRGLQEVMNPSSLFLSERPVGESGSVIFPYTEGSKPVLIEIQALVSKTVYAVPQRKAQGIDINRLSIITAILEKEANIFLKDRDIFVNVVGGMYIKEPALDLPLALAVVSSYRDIPVFEKLAAFGEVGLTGEIRSVHYTEHRIKEAKRFGFERILVPASSDIDEEGVIKVRNIKEAIKMIE
- the rpoN gene encoding RNA polymerase factor sigma-54, coding for MLKQTLNLKLQNKLVLTLSLKQQLSLLLLPTVELKETIKQELEENPFLEEIINLEPDYEPIKDLSKYYDEEETPLLSRIAYRPTLYDTLDFQIDLEFEGIEKDIAHEIAGNLDEKGLLAVSIDEIASKLNVKQEIVEEVRKRFIRLEPTGIGALTLEEALIIQYEERFGKDPLVERILREDVWNLNDMDYLSEKYGVDRKEIEEKVFYIKMLRPYPTFNYDLETTEYVEPDVYVYDRGDSFEIKVNESGIPKLKLTSQYRRLISDKSLSPEVRKFLEDKLQKAMGIMKGIELRRENLYRITELLVNYQADFLRKGKEYLKPLTLKDIASKLDLHESTVSRIVSSKYMQTDKGLIPLKAFFASKLQTSGGDISTEKVKYMICELIENEDKKKPLSDQAIANILKDRYGIKIARRTVTKYREELNIPDSRTRRTKP
- the hpf gene encoding ribosome hibernation-promoting factor, HPF/YfiA family, whose amino-acid sequence is MKVEHVGKNIDVTEFIKSYTEHKLERLKPYIKDIDVADDSVEVRVTYAFEKHRHRNRVDIDIYFKTPGGGVIHAWEESNDLYSAIDFVIDEVERQLVRLKARRKEERRRLAKLKEMEKRTVTVEESIERPLIVQEPMPLEKPLTVEDARMLLEEMGAFFLPFRNAETGEVNVIYRKKAGNYGLIIPGT
- the pyrF gene encoding orotidine-5'-phosphate decarboxylase produces the protein MTEKRIAVALDVRDIKEAERILEDISGYDLIVKIGYALFIKYGREITDLVKSMGFDIFLDLKLHDIPNTVYNGVSSAVDLGVNYLTVHTLGGRQMLQKAVEAREGSDLKILGVTVLTSHSEDYMDYIGSHYTIDQLALKLAKEAVDTGVDGIVSSAHEVERLKKEIKKDFISVVPGIRFSEDSTDDQKRSATPETALRSGADILVIGRPIIKAQNRKEALNKFYEVLNRC
- a CDS encoding uracil-DNA glycosylase, giving the protein MDQLKKHIKILMELGFENIFTEEGSAGMDIKEKEKLMSQINEQIQNCTNCDLYKSRTQAVLGEGNLNAKLMFIGEAPGGEEDKQGRPFVGRAGKLLTKLIEAAGYRREDFYIANICKCRPPGNRTPTPWEMERCFPYLKKQIEIIDPKVLCLLGATAGRAFLNRNVAITKERGSIINWEGRILYLTFHPAYVLRNPDAEITLFEDIKKAIQIAYQE